In Miscanthus floridulus cultivar M001 chromosome 8, ASM1932011v1, whole genome shotgun sequence, the sequence CGTTCTTTTCCGTGAATTTGGTATTGTGTTGATGTGCTGCCTGATTGGTTGATGATTGCGTATCGAATCCGAAGCTGGTGAGACAGTTGCCACAGCCCGTGCCAGTGCCTCTGCCAGTGCCACACGCTGGACCAGCGGATGATTTTTACTGCCAAAAATAGGGAGAGGGCTCTCCTGCTCTGCTCGTCTCGTACAGCTGCGCAGCTAAGCTCGCGCTCTTGCTGCCGTTGACTCCACCACATCTCCCGCCCCCCGCGCCTTCCATGGGTCCGGACGCCGAGGTCGGCTTCGACTTCTCGCCGTTCCTCATCCGCTACAAGAGCGGCCGCGTGCGCCGTCTCAGCGGGTTGCCAGGCGGGGCGCGGATCGAGGGGATGGTGCTCCTGCACCCGTACTTCCGCGGCGGGGAGCTGTTGCCGTCGGAGGGCACGGACCCCGGGTTCCTGCAGAGGGCGGAGCGGTCATGGGGCTTCGTGAGTAGTGGACGGTACGGGATCGACCACCCGTTCATCAATCCTCTGGCTTTGCCGACGGAGGAGTGGACGAAGCTCGGCTGCCGGCGTGCTCTGGTGACCGTGGCCGAGCTCGACACGTTGAGGGGCAGAGGCCGGCGGTACGTCGACGCGCTGAGGGGAAGCGCGTGGGCAGGGG encodes:
- the LOC136473181 gene encoding tuliposide A-converting enzyme 1, chloroplastic-like; translation: MGPDAEVGFDFSPFLIRYKSGRVRRLSGLPGGARIEGMVLLHPYFRGGELLPSEGTDPGFLQRAERSWGFVSSGRYGIDHPFINPLALPTEEWTKLGCRRALVTVAELDTLRGRGRRYVDALRGSAWAGEEAVLYETQGEGHVYFIDKAGGDGENAKMEMAAVVSFIQQSS